From bacterium, a single genomic window includes:
- a CDS encoding sigma-54 dependent transcriptional regulator: protein MRNHKPGRSALIIDDDKAFCEAIREYLSGIGIETRAAHTCAESLEICSREKVDLVLLDQRLPDGDGVSLCAPILQWNDDTKIIFITAYPSFDNAVGAIKAGAIDYLPKPFDLEELELNIRNCFRTQELERIARIHKYKSIKESEEAVLIGEDGGFDEVLRVVDLAASVDAPVLVTGETGTGKNAVAEAIHFKDRLGRTSFVSINCAALPASLIETELFGHEKGAFTGAVASRKGIFEMADGGTLFLDEIGEMPVSLQSKLLGVLEDRKVRRLGGEGERTVNVRVIAATNTSLEDAVRDRRFREDLFYRLSVVRIHLPPLRERRRDIPPLCDAFVRKIAKGREIRIPDDEMDKLAAYDWPGNIRELRNIIERAIILQKGPVIRPSEHLRVSLSPETTRIPSGNGILLLEEMERRHIEHALRELSGNYTRAASALGISLSTLKRKIREYGLGRTDPKRPAC, encoded by the coding sequence GTGAGAAATCATAAGCCCGGGCGGAGCGCCCTGATCATCGACGACGACAAGGCCTTCTGCGAGGCGATCCGGGAGTACCTGTCCGGGATCGGGATCGAGACGCGGGCCGCCCATACCTGCGCCGAAAGCCTGGAGATCTGCTCCCGGGAGAAGGTGGACCTGGTCCTCCTGGACCAGAGGCTGCCGGACGGTGACGGCGTGTCCCTGTGCGCGCCGATCCTCCAGTGGAACGACGATACGAAGATCATCTTCATCACCGCCTACCCGAGCTTCGACAACGCCGTCGGGGCGATCAAGGCCGGGGCGATCGACTACCTTCCCAAGCCCTTCGACCTCGAGGAGCTGGAGCTCAACATCCGGAACTGCTTCCGGACCCAGGAACTGGAGCGGATCGCGCGGATCCATAAATACAAGAGCATCAAGGAGAGCGAGGAGGCGGTACTGATCGGAGAGGACGGCGGGTTCGACGAGGTGCTCCGGGTCGTGGACCTGGCGGCATCCGTGGACGCCCCCGTCCTCGTGACGGGAGAGACGGGGACGGGGAAGAACGCCGTGGCCGAGGCGATCCATTTCAAGGATCGTCTCGGGCGGACATCCTTCGTGAGCATCAACTGCGCCGCCCTGCCCGCAAGCCTGATCGAGACCGAGCTGTTCGGGCACGAGAAGGGGGCGTTCACCGGCGCGGTCGCCTCCCGGAAAGGGATCTTCGAGATGGCCGACGGGGGGACCCTGTTCCTGGACGAGATCGGGGAGATGCCCGTCTCCCTCCAGAGCAAGCTGCTGGGGGTCCTCGAGGATCGGAAGGTGCGGAGGCTCGGAGGAGAGGGGGAGCGGACCGTGAACGTCCGGGTCATCGCCGCCACCAACACTTCGCTGGAGGATGCGGTCCGGGACCGGAGGTTCCGGGAAGACCTCTTCTATCGCCTGAGCGTCGTCCGGATCCACCTGCCGCCGCTTCGGGAGCGACGCCGGGACATTCCCCCCCTGTGCGACGCATTTGTCCGGAAGATCGCGAAGGGACGCGAGATCCGGATCCCCGACGACGAGATGGACAAGCTGGCAGCCTACGACTGGCCGGGGAACATCCGGGAGCTCCGGAACATCATCGAGAGGGCCATCATCCTCCAGAAGGGGCCGGTCATCCGGCCTTCGGAGCACCTCCGGGTTTCGTTATCCCCCGAAACGACGCGCATCCCGTCCGGCAACGGAATCCTCCTGCTGGAAGAGATGGAGAGACGGCATATCGAGCACGCCCTCCGGGAACTGTCCGGGAACTACACCCGGGCCGCCTCGGCCCTCGGGATCTCCCTTTCCACGCTCAAGAGGAAAATCAGGGAGTACGGGCTCGGCCGGACCGATCCAAAAAGACCCGCCTGCTGA
- a CDS encoding HAMP domain-containing sensor histidine kinase → MNICSSGFEEKICPISKTMCPGMCIYSDILENIDLGIIVLDILKETLEFQNSASLEILSAATKPKDYAAIRNLLLTSPLPSMNSGQTKTVYFESRLLGYTVYNIMNRYCWIFLRDITEKARLESIAETVNTMDNIGYIFMGIRHEIGNPLNSIKMSLSVLKKNVDAFPRATVLEYIDRSLGEILRIEYLLKGLKNFSMFEKLQLQELDLKEFVANFRSLIENDFLMEGISLQIGFSFEPYRVRADARALHQVLLNLLTNASDAVKGRVNPVITIRGGKEKGYATLTVEDNGCGMTADQQKNLFKPFHTVKATGTGLGLVITKKLLTQMEGRIEVTSRENQGTAVTIVLPEASSEKS, encoded by the coding sequence ATGAACATTTGCTCGAGCGGGTTCGAAGAAAAGATCTGCCCGATCTCCAAGACGATGTGCCCGGGGATGTGCATCTATTCCGACATCCTCGAGAACATCGATCTCGGGATCATCGTCCTCGATATCCTCAAGGAAACCCTGGAGTTCCAGAACAGCGCGTCCCTCGAGATCCTGAGTGCCGCCACCAAGCCCAAGGACTACGCCGCCATCCGGAACCTTCTCTTGACCTCCCCCCTCCCCTCGATGAATTCGGGGCAGACAAAGACGGTGTACTTCGAAAGCCGGCTCCTCGGCTACACCGTCTACAACATCATGAACCGGTACTGCTGGATCTTCCTCCGGGACATCACGGAGAAGGCGCGGCTCGAATCCATCGCCGAGACGGTCAACACGATGGACAACATCGGTTACATCTTCATGGGGATCCGGCATGAAATCGGAAATCCCCTGAACTCCATCAAGATGAGCTTGAGCGTCCTCAAGAAGAACGTGGACGCCTTTCCCAGGGCAACCGTCCTGGAGTACATCGATCGATCCCTGGGCGAGATCCTCCGCATCGAATATCTCCTCAAGGGCCTGAAGAATTTCAGCATGTTCGAGAAGCTCCAACTGCAGGAACTCGACCTCAAGGAGTTCGTCGCTAACTTCCGGTCCCTCATCGAGAACGATTTCCTCATGGAGGGGATCTCCCTGCAGATCGGCTTCTCCTTCGAGCCGTACCGGGTCCGGGCCGACGCGCGGGCGCTCCACCAGGTCCTGCTCAACCTGCTGACCAACGCCTCCGACGCCGTGAAGGGCAGGGTCAACCCGGTCATCACGATCCGGGGAGGCAAGGAGAAGGGATATGCCACGCTGACGGTGGAGGACAACGGGTGCGGCATGACGGCGGACCAGCAAAAGAACCTGTTCAAGCCGTTCCATACGGTCAAGGCGACGGGAACCGGTCTCGGCCTCGTGATCACGAAGAAGCTGCTGACCCAGATGGAAGGCCGCATCGAAGTCACCAGCCGCGAAAACCAGGGGACGGCCGTCACCATCGTCCTCCCGGAGGCATCGAGTGAGAAATCATAA
- a CDS encoding PAS domain-containing protein yields the protein MADVEGSPAIPDLGAYFRILFDALPSAVLIVDDDVRILDYNVAGAALLGPDRRLQYMKRGGEALHCIHSDETPGGCGKSKHCADCIVRNTVTDALRDGKVCRGRTMMQLADNHSKSRKEAMLLVTASPFRYGERNLVLLVLDDVSELMRLQKILPICSYCKNIRTDANYWKSVEEYFLEHQNLLFSHSICEPCMREHFPGASFPGNPPSPPPRNR from the coding sequence ATGGCCGATGTCGAAGGATCCCCCGCCATCCCGGACCTGGGTGCGTATTTCAGGATCCTGTTCGATGCCTTGCCTTCCGCGGTCCTGATCGTCGACGACGACGTTCGGATCCTCGATTACAACGTCGCCGGCGCGGCGCTGCTGGGGCCGGACCGGCGTCTTCAGTACATGAAACGCGGCGGAGAGGCGCTGCACTGCATCCATTCCGACGAGACCCCCGGAGGGTGCGGAAAGTCGAAGCATTGCGCGGACTGCATCGTCCGCAATACCGTTACCGACGCGCTGCGCGACGGGAAGGTCTGCCGCGGCCGGACGATGATGCAACTGGCGGACAACCATTCGAAATCACGGAAAGAGGCGATGTTGCTGGTGACCGCCTCTCCCTTCCGCTACGGGGAGAGAAACCTCGTGCTCCTGGTCCTCGACGACGTCAGCGAGTTGATGCGGCTTCAGAAGATCCTCCCGATCTGCTCGTACTGCAAGAATATCCGCACCGACGCGAACTACTGGAAGTCGGTGGAGGAGTATTTCCTGGAGCACCAGAACCTGTTATTTTCCCACTCCATTTGCGAACCTTGCATGCGGGAGCATTTCCCGGGAGCCTCCTTCCCCGGGAATCCTCCGTCTCCCCCGCCCCGGAACCGGTAA
- a CDS encoding enoyl-CoA hydratase-related protein, with product MGDVVRVERSGGVATIRMNRPERMNAYNPEMGKALLSAISEASVDPSVRCIVLTGEGRAFSAGGDVEFMAAFREEGHGKFLDLAIRLHALIASMRKAPKPVIAAVNGVAAGAGFSMALACDVAVAAASARFTLGYQNIGLSPDGGMTFFLARTLGTQRAMEMTLFSKVLSAEQAAAWGLVQQVFPDADFAGQTAALASLLAAGPTLAYARAKELYNRALSQPLESQLEEERQNIARSAATHDFREGVRAFLDKRPARFEGR from the coding sequence ATGGGCGACGTAGTCCGGGTGGAACGAAGCGGGGGGGTCGCGACGATCCGGATGAACCGGCCGGAGCGGATGAACGCCTACAATCCGGAGATGGGGAAGGCGCTGTTGTCCGCGATATCGGAAGCCTCGGTCGATCCGTCGGTCCGGTGCATCGTGCTCACCGGCGAGGGAAGGGCGTTCTCCGCGGGGGGCGACGTCGAGTTCATGGCGGCGTTCCGGGAGGAAGGCCACGGGAAGTTCCTCGACCTCGCGATCCGCCTGCACGCGTTGATCGCATCGATGCGGAAGGCGCCCAAGCCGGTGATCGCCGCGGTGAACGGCGTGGCCGCGGGGGCCGGCTTCTCGATGGCGCTCGCCTGCGACGTTGCCGTTGCGGCGGCCTCCGCCCGCTTCACGCTCGGGTACCAGAACATCGGGCTCTCCCCGGACGGAGGGATGACGTTCTTCCTCGCCCGTACGCTGGGAACCCAGCGGGCGATGGAGATGACGCTCTTCTCGAAGGTCCTCTCCGCGGAGCAGGCCGCCGCCTGGGGGCTCGTGCAGCAGGTCTTCCCCGACGCGGACTTCGCGGGGCAAACCGCCGCCCTCGCTTCGCTCCTTGCCGCGGGGCCGACGCTGGCCTACGCGCGGGCGAAGGAGTTGTACAACCGCGCGTTGTCCCAACCGCTGGAGTCGCAGCTCGAGGAGGAGCGGCAAAACATCGCCCGCTCCGCGGCGACCCACGATTTCCGCGAAGGGGTTCGCGCGTTCCTCGATAAGCGTCCGGCCCGCTTCGAAGGGCGATAG
- a CDS encoding carbon-nitrogen hydrolase produces MPNPFKNITEGPGKFAVALVQMAMGTDPRENLEKGVDRVREAARGGARVVCLPELFRTRYFCQTEETAFFDLAEPLPGPTTDALSVAARDAGVVVIAPVFERRAPGVCHNSAAVIDADGTIAGTYRKMHIPDDPAFYEKFYFTPGDLGFRAFDTRAGRIGTLICWDQWYPEGARLTALAGASVLFYPTAIGWHPREKEEHGERQRDAWRTVQRGHAIANGVFVAAVNRVGREIPAGGGDGIEFWGSSFLCGPQGEILAEASAEREEIIFAEVDPARIEDVRRNWPFLRDRRIDAYGGITSRILDDEPGGKGR; encoded by the coding sequence ATGCCGAATCCGTTCAAAAATATCACGGAGGGGCCGGGGAAGTTCGCGGTCGCACTCGTCCAGATGGCGATGGGGACGGACCCGCGGGAGAACCTCGAAAAGGGCGTGGACCGGGTCCGCGAGGCGGCGCGCGGCGGGGCGCGGGTGGTGTGCCTGCCCGAACTGTTCCGCACCCGGTACTTCTGCCAGACCGAGGAGACTGCCTTCTTCGACCTCGCGGAGCCGCTTCCGGGTCCGACCACGGACGCCCTTTCCGTCGCGGCGCGGGATGCCGGCGTCGTCGTGATCGCCCCGGTCTTCGAGCGGCGCGCCCCTGGGGTGTGCCACAACAGCGCCGCGGTGATCGACGCCGACGGTACGATCGCCGGGACCTACCGGAAGATGCACATCCCGGACGACCCGGCGTTCTACGAGAAGTTCTACTTTACCCCGGGGGACCTCGGCTTTCGCGCCTTCGACACGCGCGCGGGAAGGATCGGCACGCTCATCTGCTGGGACCAGTGGTACCCGGAAGGGGCGCGCCTTACGGCCCTTGCCGGGGCAAGCGTGCTTTTCTACCCGACGGCGATCGGGTGGCACCCGCGCGAGAAGGAGGAGCACGGGGAGCGGCAGCGCGACGCCTGGCGCACCGTGCAGCGGGGACACGCCATCGCGAACGGCGTCTTCGTGGCGGCGGTCAACCGCGTGGGGCGCGAAATCCCGGCGGGGGGAGGGGACGGGATCGAATTCTGGGGCTCCTCGTTCCTTTGCGGCCCGCAGGGCGAGATCCTGGCCGAGGCGTCCGCGGAGCGGGAAGAGATCATTTTCGCCGAGGTCGATCCGGCCCGGATCGAGGACGTGCGCCGGAACTGGCCGTTCCTGCGGGACCGCCGGATCGACGCCTACGGCGGGATCACGAGCCGCATCCTCGACGACGAACCGGGGGGAAAGGGACGTTGA
- a CDS encoding agmatine deiminase family protein — MPAEWEPHEATWIGWPHNRSDWPGKFPAIPWVYGEIVRKVAEGEVVRILVESKAHEAKALRLLSRAGVNPSRVAFFRFPTDRGWTRDFGPIFVRRERPRREVAVAGFRFNAWARYPDWRKDAGVPARAAKALGVPLLPVRHGGKRVVLEGGAIEGNGRGTLIATEECLLDPVKQVRNPGMTRKELEGVFRDHLGASNVVWLGKGIAGDDTHGHVDDLCRFTGPRTVVLCRGRDPKDENHRVLEENRERLASARLEDGSRPEVVPLPMPAPLRFDGIRLPASYANFYACNAAVLVPTFNDPNDRIALGILAELFRDRPVVGIHAVDLVWGLGTLHCLTQQQPAAG; from the coding sequence ATGCCGGCGGAGTGGGAGCCGCACGAGGCGACGTGGATCGGGTGGCCGCACAACCGCTCCGACTGGCCCGGGAAGTTCCCCGCCATCCCCTGGGTCTACGGGGAGATCGTCCGGAAGGTCGCGGAGGGCGAGGTCGTCCGGATCCTCGTCGAGTCGAAGGCGCACGAGGCGAAGGCGCTCCGGCTCCTCTCCCGCGCCGGGGTGAATCCATCCCGCGTGGCGTTCTTCCGTTTCCCCACCGACCGGGGCTGGACGCGGGACTTCGGCCCGATCTTCGTCCGCAGGGAGCGACCGAGGCGCGAGGTGGCCGTCGCGGGCTTCCGGTTCAACGCCTGGGCGCGATACCCGGACTGGCGGAAGGACGCGGGCGTCCCGGCGCGGGCCGCGAAGGCGCTCGGCGTTCCCTTGCTCCCGGTACGGCATGGCGGAAAGCGGGTCGTTCTCGAGGGGGGCGCGATCGAGGGGAACGGGCGGGGGACGCTGATCGCCACCGAGGAGTGCCTGCTCGACCCCGTGAAGCAGGTCCGGAACCCGGGGATGACACGGAAGGAGCTGGAAGGCGTCTTCCGCGACCATCTGGGCGCATCGAACGTCGTCTGGCTGGGGAAGGGGATCGCCGGGGACGACACGCACGGCCACGTGGACGACCTGTGCCGCTTCACGGGCCCCCGCACGGTGGTGCTGTGCCGGGGGAGGGACCCCAAGGACGAAAATCATCGCGTGCTCGAGGAAAACCGGGAGCGGCTCGCGTCCGCCCGGCTGGAAGACGGTTCCCGCCCCGAGGTCGTCCCGCTGCCGATGCCCGCGCCGCTCCGCTTCGACGGGATCCGGTTGCCGGCCAGCTACGCCAATTTCTACGCCTGCAACGCGGCGGTGCTCGTCCCCACCTTCAACGACCCGAACGACCGGATCGCGCTCGGGATCCTCGCCGAGCTGTTCCGGGACCGGCCGGTGGTCGGGATTCACGCGGTGGACCTGGTGTGGGGGCTCGGCACGCTCCACTGCCTGACGCAGCAGCAGCCGGCCGCCGGGTAA
- a CDS encoding response regulator — protein MGTRPTGRDNGDGTILLVEDSDLVREVIARMLGEEGFTILPVSSGEDALSILRRKEVSIDLLLTDIVMPEMTGLELADRISEEMPDVPILFMTGYSEEVVESKGISGKNREWIPKPFTQEEIVSKAREILSR, from the coding sequence ATGGGAACGCGACCGACGGGAAGGGACAACGGGGACGGGACGATCCTGCTGGTGGAGGATTCGGACCTGGTCCGCGAAGTGATCGCCCGGATGCTCGGGGAAGAGGGGTTCACCATCCTTCCGGTTTCCTCCGGGGAAGATGCGCTATCGATCCTGCGGCGCAAGGAAGTGTCGATCGACCTTCTCCTGACCGACATCGTCATGCCGGAAATGACCGGCCTGGAACTCGCGGACCGGATTTCGGAGGAGATGCCGGACGTCCCGATCCTCTTCATGACCGGCTACTCGGAGGAAGTGGTCGAGTCGAAGGGGATCTCGGGCAAGAACCGGGAGTGGATCCCGAAGCCGTTCACGCAGGAGGAGATCGTGTCGAAGGCGCGGGAGATCCTTTCCCGCTGA
- a CDS encoding radical SAM protein has protein sequence MGPDLLLIHPPAARPAEPPLGMAVLLSHLRRGGATAEAIDANLEAYLYLLAGDRLSAAAGPSPATALHRAIRNVPRALSFLRSPAAGTSFPRYTAAARHLNTALSAYRGVGGRERCTLGDYVHGDLSEFSFPDLSLAASGEAGTVFSGYFRDALLPRVERMRPRGVAISVNYRHQVLPAFELAGALRRRLPGVPVYGGGGMFTSWRNALRGREHAFLPFDRIGFGPGESALAAAAGGAPTDGGFVFGDGEAVEFLPDFGSAPLGEYLSPEPVLPVAATRGCYWRRCRFCPEAVAPGHPYRAADAGTIPALLRELSVRYGVRRFHLTDNAIPVAVLRTMADGGSVLRGLSWHGFARFERELLDPGFAAALAAAGCSMLQLGLESGSQRLLDRMGKGTRVTDASTILSNLSRAGIAAYVYVMLGAPGETESDAERTRSFLAQHAGEIGFLNLSILNLPREASWTGVAEGGASPEDGFLDEADPLGLYRPVPAIDGWGRATARRFLQRRILGDPAIRAIAARTPPWFGDSHAFFFRSGSA, from the coding sequence GTGGGGCCGGACCTCCTGCTGATCCACCCGCCCGCCGCCCGGCCCGCGGAACCGCCGCTGGGCATGGCGGTGCTCCTGTCCCACCTGCGCCGGGGTGGCGCGACGGCGGAAGCGATCGACGCGAACCTCGAGGCGTACCTGTACCTGCTGGCCGGGGATCGGCTGTCCGCCGCCGCCGGCCCCTCACCCGCCACCGCCCTCCACCGGGCCATCAGGAACGTCCCCCGGGCGCTCTCCTTCCTCCGGTCCCCCGCGGCCGGAACCTCGTTCCCACGCTACACCGCCGCGGCGCGCCACCTGAACACGGCGCTTTCCGCATATCGGGGCGTGGGCGGGCGCGAACGATGCACGCTCGGGGACTACGTGCATGGAGATCTCTCCGAGTTCTCGTTCCCGGACCTCTCTCTCGCCGCGTCCGGGGAAGCGGGAACGGTCTTCTCCGGCTACTTCCGCGACGCCCTCCTCCCTCGCGTCGAGCGGATGCGGCCGCGCGGCGTCGCGATCTCCGTGAACTACCGGCACCAGGTCCTCCCCGCCTTCGAGCTTGCGGGGGCGCTTCGGCGCCGCCTGCCCGGCGTCCCCGTCTATGGCGGCGGCGGGATGTTCACTTCCTGGAGGAATGCGCTTCGCGGCAGGGAGCATGCGTTTCTTCCCTTCGACCGGATCGGTTTCGGCCCGGGAGAAAGCGCACTCGCCGCGGCGGCCGGGGGGGCGCCGACGGACGGAGGTTTCGTTTTCGGGGATGGGGAAGCGGTGGAGTTCCTCCCCGATTTCGGCTCCGCGCCTCTCGGGGAATACCTGTCCCCGGAGCCGGTCCTCCCCGTCGCCGCGACGCGGGGATGCTACTGGAGAAGATGCCGTTTCTGCCCCGAGGCGGTCGCCCCCGGTCACCCGTACCGGGCGGCGGACGCGGGGACGATCCCCGCGCTGCTGCGGGAGTTGTCCGTCCGGTACGGCGTCCGGCGGTTCCACTTGACGGACAACGCGATCCCGGTCGCCGTTCTCCGGACGATGGCGGACGGGGGGAGCGTGCTGCGCGGCCTGTCGTGGCACGGGTTCGCCCGCTTCGAGCGGGAATTGCTCGACCCGGGGTTCGCCGCCGCGCTCGCCGCCGCGGGATGCTCGATGCTCCAGCTGGGGCTGGAGAGCGGGTCGCAGCGGCTTCTCGACCGGATGGGGAAGGGGACCCGCGTCACCGACGCCTCGACGATCCTTTCGAACCTCTCCCGCGCGGGAATCGCCGCCTATGTGTACGTGATGCTCGGGGCGCCGGGGGAGACGGAGAGCGACGCGGAGCGGACGCGCTCGTTCCTCGCGCAACATGCGGGGGAGATCGGATTCCTGAACCTGTCGATCCTCAACCTGCCCCGCGAGGCGTCCTGGACGGGGGTCGCGGAAGGGGGAGCATCTCCGGAGGACGGGTTCCTCGACGAGGCCGACCCCCTCGGCCTGTACCGGCCGGTCCCCGCGATCGACGGCTGGGGGAGGGCGACGGCCCGAAGGTTCCTGCAACGGCGGATCCTGGGCGACCCGGCGATCCGCGCCATCGCGGCCCGGACCCCGCCCTGGTTCGGCGACAGCCACGCCTTCTTCTTCCGGTCCGGTTCGGCCTGA
- a CDS encoding acetate--CoA ligase family protein → MTSPLSPLSPLSPLFRPSRIAVIGASSNPDKMGFQIFRNIKEAGYAGEIVPVNPKGEVILGVPSIKSAAGLPEGTDLAVVIIPAKLVPGTMRELGERKVKSAIVITGGFAESGEAGAALQEEMTKAARAAGIRVVGPNCQGVNYPYHGVCASWPLITRRGEMAIVSQSGTVGAALIDWASEEHLGFSAFVSMGNRSGVDEADLIDFFAEDPHTKVVALYIEGVRDAAKFLSAVRACHKPIVIFKAGRTERGRKAAESHTRSLAGRDEIYDAVFRQNGVHRASSLEELYDFSKALAYVPPPKGPRTLIVTSSGGSAIIATDVAEEEGLRVAPLSDALSGKLREILPSHCIVGNPLDLTGDTDAARYRQVLDAADGEFDVVMTIFGDPIPGASEVIRHGRCELVAYLGGADVERAERLLFHEKKIAVFPTPERAMKALSCHVRFDRGRFPLSVEAAGHGPSSPAKGMTPADSMEFLARAGFPLTRFRRASNEAEAVAAARGIGFPVAVKMNSPDVTHKSDAGGVFLDVADEAGIRMAFGAIRQAEERIGARPGGALVCGMAPRGHEVIVGVTRDPQFGHAVMFGLGGIFVEVMKDVSFRVAPLSGKDAEEMIREIRGYRALTGLRGRPAGDLDALKTLLVQLSAFLASHPEVEEMDLNPVIVHERGLSIADARVVLRG, encoded by the coding sequence ATGACATCTCCCCTGTCTCCCCTGTCTCCCCTGTCTCCCCTGTTCCGTCCCTCCCGGATCGCCGTGATCGGCGCATCCTCGAACCCCGACAAGATGGGGTTCCAGATCTTCCGGAACATCAAGGAGGCCGGCTACGCCGGCGAGATCGTCCCCGTGAACCCGAAGGGGGAGGTGATCCTGGGCGTCCCATCCATAAAATCCGCCGCCGGGCTCCCCGAGGGGACCGACCTGGCGGTCGTGATCATCCCGGCGAAGCTCGTCCCCGGGACGATGCGGGAGCTCGGGGAGAGGAAGGTGAAGTCGGCGATCGTGATCACGGGCGGGTTCGCCGAGTCCGGCGAGGCGGGAGCCGCTCTCCAGGAGGAGATGACGAAGGCAGCGCGGGCGGCGGGGATCCGGGTGGTCGGCCCCAACTGCCAGGGCGTGAACTACCCGTACCACGGCGTGTGCGCCTCGTGGCCGCTGATCACGAGGCGGGGCGAAATGGCGATCGTCTCGCAAAGCGGTACCGTCGGCGCAGCCTTGATCGACTGGGCGTCGGAGGAGCACCTCGGATTTTCCGCCTTCGTCAGCATGGGGAACCGCTCGGGCGTCGACGAGGCGGACCTGATCGATTTTTTCGCGGAGGACCCGCACACGAAAGTGGTCGCGCTCTACATCGAAGGGGTGAGGGACGCCGCGAAGTTCCTCTCCGCCGTCCGCGCCTGCCACAAGCCCATCGTGATCTTCAAGGCCGGACGGACGGAGCGCGGACGAAAGGCCGCGGAGTCCCACACCCGCTCGCTTGCCGGACGGGACGAGATCTACGACGCCGTCTTCCGGCAGAACGGAGTGCACCGCGCCTCCTCGCTCGAGGAGCTGTACGACTTCTCGAAGGCACTCGCATACGTCCCGCCGCCGAAGGGTCCGCGGACGCTCATCGTCACCAGCTCCGGCGGCTCCGCCATCATCGCCACGGACGTCGCGGAGGAGGAAGGGCTTCGCGTCGCGCCGCTCTCCGACGCGCTCTCCGGGAAACTCCGGGAGATCCTCCCCTCCCACTGCATCGTCGGCAACCCCCTCGATCTCACCGGGGATACCGATGCGGCCCGGTACCGCCAGGTGCTCGACGCGGCGGACGGAGAATTCGACGTCGTGATGACGATCTTCGGCGACCCGATCCCCGGCGCCTCCGAAGTGATCCGCCACGGCCGTTGCGAGCTCGTTGCGTACCTCGGGGGCGCCGACGTGGAGCGCGCGGAACGGCTCCTGTTCCACGAGAAGAAGATCGCCGTCTTCCCCACGCCGGAGCGGGCCATGAAGGCCCTCTCCTGCCATGTCCGGTTCGACCGCGGCCGCTTCCCCCTCTCCGTGGAAGCGGCGGGGCACGGGCCGTCGTCCCCGGCGAAAGGGATGACTCCCGCCGACTCGATGGAGTTCCTCGCCCGCGCCGGGTTCCCGTTGACCCGCTTCCGGCGGGCGTCGAACGAGGCGGAGGCCGTGGCGGCGGCGCGGGGGATCGGCTTTCCCGTGGCGGTGAAGATGAACTCCCCGGACGTGACGCACAAGAGCGACGCGGGCGGCGTCTTCCTGGACGTGGCGGACGAAGCGGGGATTCGCATGGCGTTCGGGGCGATCCGGCAGGCCGAGGAGCGGATCGGCGCGCGTCCCGGCGGGGCGCTGGTCTGCGGGATGGCCCCGAGGGGGCACGAGGTGATCGTCGGGGTGACGCGGGACCCGCAGTTCGGGCACGCGGTGATGTTCGGCCTCGGGGGGATCTTCGTGGAGGTGATGAAGGACGTGTCGTTCCGCGTGGCGCCGCTCTCCGGGAAGGACGCCGAGGAGATGATCCGGGAGATCCGGGGGTACAGGGCGCTCACGGGGCTGCGCGGCAGGCCCGCCGGGGATCTCGACGCCCTGAAGACGCTCCTGGTGCAGCTGTCGGCGTTCCTCGCGTCGCACCCGGAGGTCGAGGAGATGGACCTCAATCCGGTCATCGTCCACGAGCGGGGGCTCTCCATCGCCGACGCCCGGGTGGTGTTACGGGGGTAA
- a CDS encoding cytochrome c3 family protein, whose protein sequence is MMKRFLLLAILLAVASVGAWADTATLTLDDAPEELVLKVYPKRPVTLDHKGHARRIGKCVVCHHKTDSEKCADCHEAKGDTDVPSYSEVMHVRCRSCHKKSTEGLTGACSECHSNVRSGS, encoded by the coding sequence ATGATGAAACGATTCCTGTTACTGGCGATTCTCCTCGCCGTCGCGTCGGTGGGGGCGTGGGCCGACACCGCGACATTGACCCTCGACGATGCCCCCGAGGAACTGGTTCTGAAAGTCTACCCGAAACGGCCGGTCACCCTGGACCACAAGGGGCATGCGAGGCGGATCGGGAAATGCGTGGTGTGCCATCACAAGACCGACTCGGAGAAATGCGCGGACTGTCACGAGGCGAAGGGAGACACGGACGTCCCGTCGTACAGCGAGGTGATGCATGTTCGTTGCCGGAGTTGCCACAAGAAGTCGACGGAAGGATTGACCGGCGCCTGCTCCGAATGCCACTCGAACGTCCGCTCGGGTAGTTGA